CAAGACCGAAACATCGTCCGGCACCCGGATTCCGGCCTCCGTCAGGGCCTTCAGGCAACCGAGCGCCAGATTGTCGGCGGCGCAGAAGATCGCCGTGGCGTTTCTGAGCGGTCGCTGTTCGGCCAGCAGGCGGCGGATGGCCGCCTCGCCCCATTCCGGCTCATAGCTCTCCACCTCGATAACCATATCGGCGGGAACAGTGAGACCCGCCGCGAGATACGCGTCGCTATAACCGTCATAACGACGGCGGATCGTCGTGCGCCCTTTCCAGGTGATGTGCAGAATATTGCGATGCCCGAGCGACAGCAGATGCTCGATACCGAGCCGCGCGCCAAACCGGTTCTCGGCGGTCACCGTATCGACGATCATGGCGGGATCCTCGCCATTGATCAGCACCACCGGCCGCGCGAGCGCAGACAGCGCCTCGACCAGTTGCGGCCTGTCATCGTTCAGGATCACGATACCATCGACATTGTCGGCATCCGCCGCCGCCACCACCGCAACCGGGTCGAGCCGGCTCGTTGTGCTGACATAGGGAACAATGCGAATGCCGCGCCGCTCGCATTCGCGCCTGAAGCCGTTCAGCATGGTCCAGCTGACCATGTTGAGATCGCTCTGCGGAGCAGCGTCATTGGTCATGGCCAGAAGCACGACACGCAAAGTCGCGATCGTCGCCTTCTGTCGCCGGCTTTCGAGATAACCAAGTGCGCGTGCCGCCTCCAGCACCCGCTCGCGAACCTGCGTGGTCAGGGGTGCGGTGCCGTTGATGGCGTGCGAAGCCGTGCTCAACGAAACATTCGCCTCCCGCGCCACGTCCTTAAGCGTCGTTTTCCTGTCTATTTTCATATAAGGGAAATTCAACCACTCTACTTCGGACGGTGCGGGCAGAAAGCCTGCCTCACGCAGTCGATCTGAAGAATACCCGTGCCTGTTTGCTGCTCTCTCGTCGCCGGAAGACTACAGCATCATCCGTAAATGCGGAATTGATTTCTCTCGGTTTTTAATCCCCCGCAAGAAACGCCGCCCGCAGCGAACCACGGGCGGCGAGGCGGTCAGAGCGCCTGGGAGATATGGTTGATGCTGCTCTTTACGGCAGCAGCCGGATCCTTCAGTTCGTGTACTTCCGTCGCGAAGGGTTCGAAGCTGTAAGGTCCCTTGTAACCGGCCGCCTCTAGTGTCCTGATCTGGGCGATATTCTCCAGCCGGTCGCCGCCATCCACCAGAACGCGGTGGGCGTCGAGCATGTCGGCTACGGAGATGGCAGGATCGGTCACGCCGGAAATATGCACGAGGCCGGTGCGTTCGGGGAAGAACACCGTCTCGCCTGCTAGATGGTGGTGGAAGGTATCGTGCACCAGCCTGTAGACATCGCCGCCACCGGCCGCATCGATGGCCCTGATGGCCTCGGCCTTTGTGCGCAGCGAAGAGACCGGGAAACCGAGCGGCTCGACGAAACCGATCAGGCCGCGTTCCTTAAGGATCGGCGTCATGGCCTTCAGCGCCGTGACGAGATCGTCAAAGGACACCGGCGTACCGTCGTTAAGCGGGCACATGACCAGCGCTTTCGCGCCGCTTGCCGCCGCATAATCGGCCATGGCAACGGCCCGCGCAGGCAGGTCGCCCGACCAGACGTTGAAGGGATAAAGCGCATTGATCGAGATGATCGTGACGCCCGCCTTTTCGGCCGCCGCCTTCACGGCCGCCGGCTCCACCGTGCCGACGATGTCGGGCAGGTCGTTGCGGATTTCGACTTCGGTCAGGCCGAGTTCGCGGGCTGTCGCGAAGAACGCCTCAAGAGAAAGCTTCGGGGCGGTGATGTGGTTGATGGCAAAACGCATGAAAGACCTCACTGATAAAGGGCGGGACGGGTGGGAAGCTTGATTTCAACGGCTGCCCCCTCTGTTTCCTGCGCGGCCACGCAGGCGTCGGAGGTGATGGCGGCCACGTAGCCGTCCCAGGAATTCGGTCCCGAGGCCGTACCCTTTGCCGCCGCATGGATGAAGTCCTGCAATTCCACATCGTAGCTGGCGATGAAGCGGTCTTTCCAGTCGGTGAGGATATCGTTCTGCAGCTTGGCGCCGAGGCGAGTCTGCACCGACATCGGCTCCGGCAGGCTGGCAATGCCGTCCTCGCCCACCACCTGGCACTGGATATCATAGCCATAATGGCAATTGACGAAGATTTCGACATCGATGATCGTGCCCTTCGTCGTCTCCAGAATGACGATCTGCGGGTCCTTCAGCCGCGCGTGGCTTCTGGCCGCCGAACGGGGAAAGAGAACACGCGCCGAAACATAGTCATCGTCAAGCAGCCAGCGCAACACGTCGATCTCATGGATCATCGTGTCATGGATCGCCATCGGGGTGACATATTGCTCCGGAACGGTTGGATTACGATGAGCGGCGTGCACCATGATCGGCGCGCCGATCCTGCTATCGACGGCCTGTTTCAGCGCGACATAACCGGCATCGTAGCGGCGCATGAAGCCCACCTGAACCAACCGCCTGCCATGCGCCACTTCCGCGTCGACGATGCGTTTTGCCCCATCCGCCGTTGTTGCCAGCGGCTTTTCGCAAAAGCACGGTTTGCCGGCGGCGATTGACGCCAGCACATATTGCTCATGAGTCGCACCCCAGGAGGTGACGAGCACCGCATCCACATCAGGTGACGCGATCAGTTCCTCGCCGGTGGCGAAGATTTCCGCATCCGGGGCGATGTCATTGCGCACCGCTTCTGCCGAGGTGCGGTTGACGTCGCTCAGCGCCACGACCTTCGCGCCGCCAAGGACCTTGTTGATGCGTCGGGCATGGTCGCGGCCGATGGCGCCGGTGCCGATAACCCCAATTCTCACAGTCATTTTCAAAACCTCACTTGCGGTATTTTTCGATGTAATTGTTGATTTCAGCGCACATGAACTCGCCCGATTCATCAGCCCTGTCCTCCCAGGCGAAAACGCAGGAGGTCACGATGCCGTCGAAACCGATTTCGGCGAGCGTGCCGAAGAAGTCGTCCCATGGCACTTCGCCCTGGCCGATATTGAGATGCTGGTGTACCCGTGCCTGTGTGCCGGGTGGATTGAGAATGTAGCGAAGCCCGGAACTGGCCTTGTGGTTAAAGGTATCGCCCACATGCACATGCGCCAACACATCCTTGGCTTCGCGCAGCATCGCCCTGGTGTCGTCGCCGAAATAGAAGGTATGCGGCGCGCAATAGAGGAATTTGACGTTCTTAGAATTGACCGTGCGGATGATGTCCAGTGCCGGCTGCAGCGTCTCGCACCAGTCCTCCGGGTGCGGCTCGACATGCAGGTTGATATTTTCGCGCTCGAAGATCGGCACCAGCTCTTCCATCGAGCGCCACCAGGCATCCTCGCAGGCCTCGATCATCGATCCGGTGTGGCAGCAATAACATGACCCCTTGTCGGGATGCGGGCCACGGCCGAATTCGGAGTTCATCGTATCGACCTCCAGTTCGACGGCGATCTCGATGGCGCGTTTCCAGTGTTTCACCGCCGCCTGCCGCTCGGTCTCGTCATTGGAGGCCCAGCGATACATCGGCAGCAGCGAGGCGATGCCGACATCAGCATCTTTCAGCGCCTTCTTGAAAGACCTGATCCGCTCGGGAAAGACGCGCGGCGCCTTGAACCATTCGAGGAAATCCGCGCGGGGGCTGAGTTCGATCCAGTCGTAGCCGAGTTCCTTCACTTTGGCCGGAAGGGCTTCGAGGCTGAGATGGCGGTGCATGAAAGGGTCGAGGGCGATGCGCATATACGCTTCCTTGTCGTCGGTCTCTGTTGGGATGTCGTTGCAGGCAGGTCGTGCAAGGCCGCGGTCCGGGAGAAGAGACCGCGGCCTTTGGCCGGTTTTTCATGGTCGGCCTTGATTCAAGCCCGGCATGCGGAAGGCATGCCGGTCATAAGGCAGGCTCAGTTCTTCGCCTGGTAGTTTTTGAGGTTGGCTGGCGTGACCAGTTCGAAGGGCACGAAAACCTTCTTGTCGATCGTCTCGCCTTTGGCGAGTTTAAGGGCCGCATCCACCGCGCCCTTGCCTTGCCCGGCGGCATTCTGGAACACGCTGACATCCAGCTCACCCGCTGCCATGGCGGCAAGCGCATCCTGCGTCGCGTCGATACCCGCAATGATGACGCCATCCATCGGCCTGCCGGCCGCCTTCAGCGACTGGATCGCGCCGATCGCCATCTCGTCATTGTTGGAAATCACCGCATCGAACTCGACACCGGCCGAAAGCCAATTGGTCATCAGGTCAGAGCCCTGCGTGCGCGACCAGTTGGCGGATTGCTCCTCGACAAGCTTGATGAAGCTGCAATCCGGCGTGGCGACGACATCCTTGATATCCTGCGTGCGCATGCGGGCCGCCTGATTGGAAAGTTCGCCCATCATCACCACGGCCTTGGCTTCCGTCTTGCCCGCTTCCTTCAAAAGCCGGCAGACTTCCTGCGTCTGCAATGTTCCGGACTGTTTTTCATCGGATGCGACAAAGGCCTGCTTGTCCGGCAGACTGTCGAGATTGACCGGCTGGCGATTGACGTAGACCAGCGG
This portion of the Agrobacterium tumefaciens genome encodes:
- a CDS encoding sugar phosphate isomerase/epimerase, whose amino-acid sequence is MRIALDPFMHRHLSLEALPAKVKELGYDWIELSPRADFLEWFKAPRVFPERIRSFKKALKDADVGIASLLPMYRWASNDETERQAAVKHWKRAIEIAVELEVDTMNSEFGRGPHPDKGSCYCCHTGSMIEACEDAWWRSMEELVPIFERENINLHVEPHPEDWCETLQPALDIIRTVNSKNVKFLYCAPHTFYFGDDTRAMLREAKDVLAHVHVGDTFNHKASSGLRYILNPPGTQARVHQHLNIGQGEVPWDDFFGTLAEIGFDGIVTSCVFAWEDRADESGEFMCAEINNYIEKYRK
- a CDS encoding Gfo/Idh/MocA family oxidoreductase, with translation MTVRIGVIGTGAIGRDHARRINKVLGGAKVVALSDVNRTSAEAVRNDIAPDAEIFATGEELIASPDVDAVLVTSWGATHEQYVLASIAAGKPCFCEKPLATTADGAKRIVDAEVAHGRRLVQVGFMRRYDAGYVALKQAVDSRIGAPIMVHAAHRNPTVPEQYVTPMAIHDTMIHEIDVLRWLLDDDYVSARVLFPRSAARSHARLKDPQIVILETTKGTIIDVEIFVNCHYGYDIQCQVVGEDGIASLPEPMSVQTRLGAKLQNDILTDWKDRFIASYDVELQDFIHAAAKGTASGPNSWDGYVAAITSDACVAAQETEGAAVEIKLPTRPALYQ
- a CDS encoding sugar ABC transporter substrate-binding protein, producing MKRHFAIAALATMLATTASAQTIGVSMALFDDNFLTVLRNGMIDYSKGMNGVSLQIEDAQNDVGKQLSQVQNFVAAGVDAIIVNPVDTDATVALSQAAAKAGIPLVYVNRQPVNLDSLPDKQAFVASDEKQSGTLQTQEVCRLLKEAGKTEAKAVVMMGELSNQAARMRTQDIKDVVATPDCSFIKLVEEQSANWSRTQGSDLMTNWLSAGVEFDAVISNNDEMAIGAIQSLKAAGRPMDGVIIAGIDATQDALAAMAAGELDVSVFQNAAGQGKGAVDAALKLAKGETIDKKVFVPFELVTPANLKNYQAKN
- a CDS encoding LacI family transcriptional regulator, which codes for MNFPYMKIDRKTTLKDVAREANVSLSTASHAINGTAPLTTQVRERVLEAARALGYLESRRQKATIATLRVVLLAMTNDAAPQSDLNMVSWTMLNGFRRECERRGIRIVPYVSTTSRLDPVAVVAAADADNVDGIVILNDDRPQLVEALSALARPVVLINGEDPAMIVDTVTAENRFGARLGIEHLLSLGHRNILHITWKGRTTIRRRYDGYSDAYLAAGLTVPADMVIEVESYEPEWGEAAIRRLLAEQRPLRNATAIFCAADNLALGCLKALTEAGIRVPDDVSVLGFDDIMPAAFSAPPLSTIQLPADRLGGAALALLEQRLVAADPTRPAHRLELGCRLVLRGSIAPPPK
- a CDS encoding TIM barrel protein, which translates into the protein MRFAINHITAPKLSLEAFFATARELGLTEVEIRNDLPDIVGTVEPAAVKAAAEKAGVTIISINALYPFNVWSGDLPARAVAMADYAAASGAKALVMCPLNDGTPVSFDDLVTALKAMTPILKERGLIGFVEPLGFPVSSLRTKAEAIRAIDAAGGGDVYRLVHDTFHHHLAGETVFFPERTGLVHISGVTDPAISVADMLDAHRVLVDGGDRLENIAQIRTLEAAGYKGPYSFEPFATEVHELKDPAAAVKSSINHISQAL